The Streptomyces sp. NBC_01197 genome window below encodes:
- a CDS encoding acyl-CoA dehydrogenase family protein: protein MTTAGSTAPHDIPTLLSAIRARRQDLADTGLRSDRDNTDPSGNLALLSELGAARILVPAAYGGLWDGTALGGIGAFTRAIVEISAGDGPTGQNWATTGLVSREIFDESSALPEETRKELADRLLNKGLRLVASNAETGVNGKVTARPVDGGVVLGGTKSFNTNSGGLGIANVGCVLQGEQPGPHHVLVELGHPDVELHGDWDNMGQRGTRSQTITYHDVFVPDGWHYAAHTPSPAFLGAVMLLHSGLMQGIGDGALDALVQYVRTMKRGALPQYATAADDPLILRRVGDLSSRLAASRALLFAAADRIEAADDDDVAVTSVECFRAKVACVEASLEAAGSMHEVTGARSTSNAYRLDRFWRNARTFASHDPIDAKNVYVGMFEVTGELPPLSTLFRI from the coding sequence ATGACGACCGCCGGATCCACCGCGCCCCACGACATACCTACGCTCCTCTCAGCCATCCGCGCACGGCGCCAGGATCTCGCCGACACCGGGCTCCGGAGCGACCGGGACAACACCGATCCCTCGGGCAACCTGGCGCTCCTCTCGGAGCTGGGCGCCGCCCGCATACTCGTACCCGCCGCCTACGGCGGTCTGTGGGACGGGACGGCACTCGGCGGGATCGGCGCTTTCACCCGTGCCATCGTTGAGATCAGCGCCGGGGACGGCCCCACCGGCCAGAACTGGGCCACCACCGGGCTCGTCAGCCGCGAGATCTTCGACGAGAGCAGCGCGCTGCCCGAGGAGACCCGCAAGGAGCTGGCCGACCGGCTACTGAACAAGGGCCTGAGGCTCGTCGCGTCCAACGCCGAGACGGGCGTGAACGGCAAGGTCACCGCCCGGCCCGTGGACGGCGGTGTGGTCCTCGGGGGGACCAAGTCCTTCAACACCAACAGTGGCGGCCTCGGTATCGCCAACGTCGGATGCGTCCTGCAAGGAGAGCAGCCCGGCCCGCATCACGTGCTGGTGGAACTGGGCCACCCCGACGTCGAACTGCACGGCGACTGGGACAACATGGGCCAGCGCGGTACGCGCAGCCAGACCATCACCTATCACGACGTCTTCGTACCCGACGGCTGGCACTATGCCGCGCACACCCCGTCCCCGGCATTCCTCGGCGCGGTGATGCTCCTGCACTCCGGTCTGATGCAGGGCATCGGTGACGGCGCCCTCGACGCCCTGGTCCAGTACGTCCGCACGATGAAGCGCGGCGCGCTTCCCCAGTACGCCACCGCGGCCGATGACCCCCTGATCCTGCGGAGGGTCGGCGATCTGTCGAGCCGGCTGGCCGCATCCCGTGCGCTGTTGTTCGCCGCGGCCGACCGGATCGAGGCCGCCGACGACGACGACGTTGCCGTTACCTCGGTGGAGTGCTTCCGCGCCAAGGTCGCCTGCGTGGAAGCGTCCCTTGAGGCAGCCGGAAGTATGCACGAGGTGACCGGAGCACGAAGCACCTCGAACGCGTACCGGCTCGACCGCTTCTGGCGCAATGCCCGGACGTTCGCCTCGCACGACCCCATCGATGCCAAGAACGTCTACGTCGGCATGTTCGAGGTGACCGGTGAACTCCCGCCCCTCTCGACGCTATTCCGCATCTGA
- a CDS encoding DUF397 domain-containing protein, producing the protein MNVTSSELGIAEATGMCRWRKSSYSGGGNGDCLEVADGYADIPVRDSKNPHGPALAFTAEGWTAFVSAVKTGRITP; encoded by the coding sequence ATGAACGTGACCAGCAGTGAGCTTGGCATAGCCGAAGCAACGGGCATGTGCAGGTGGCGCAAGTCCAGTTACAGCGGCGGCGGCAACGGCGACTGCCTCGAAGTGGCCGACGGATACGCCGACATCCCCGTCCGCGATTCCAAGAACCCTCACGGCCCGGCCCTCGCCTTCACCGCCGAAGGCTGGACCGCGTTCGTCTCCGCAGTGAAGACTGGGCGCATCACCCCGTAA
- a CDS encoding helix-turn-helix domain-containing protein, which produces MSGAPKSRSIRQKYGEELRIRRIAAGLTQEAVSEGVVCSPTLVSHWEAGRRLPTPDDAQRLDLVLGTDGFFARWLKDLDSKYAEHFAAAAELEKLAKEIKQYGASLVPGLLQTEAYARAVLRAYRPNYKAEELDQLVVNRVERARILADPVDPVIWTLLDEAVLRRRVGGPAAMATQLGKIADMAENGRLRVHVVPFKAGEHALMEGMVSLMSFADAAPVAYVEGLCTGSLMDDPALVSECRAAYDLVLGDALSFKESVALIRAVSREHERDQQ; this is translated from the coding sequence GTGTCCGGAGCACCCAAGTCGCGCTCGATCCGGCAGAAGTACGGCGAGGAACTGAGGATCCGACGCATCGCCGCCGGGCTGACACAGGAAGCGGTGAGTGAGGGGGTGGTGTGCTCGCCGACGCTGGTCAGTCACTGGGAGGCGGGGCGCCGCCTGCCCACGCCGGACGACGCGCAGAGGCTGGACCTGGTCCTGGGGACGGACGGGTTCTTCGCCCGCTGGCTGAAGGACCTCGACTCGAAATACGCGGAACACTTTGCTGCGGCAGCCGAGTTGGAGAAGCTAGCAAAAGAAATCAAGCAGTACGGGGCTTCACTCGTACCTGGTCTGCTTCAGACAGAGGCCTACGCCCGAGCGGTCCTCCGCGCGTACCGCCCGAACTACAAGGCGGAAGAACTTGACCAGCTTGTAGTCAATCGCGTTGAACGCGCGCGAATCCTCGCTGATCCGGTGGACCCCGTAATCTGGACCCTCTTGGACGAGGCAGTACTGCGGCGTCGGGTTGGTGGCCCGGCAGCCATGGCCACCCAGCTAGGCAAGATCGCGGACATGGCGGAGAACGGCCGCCTGCGTGTGCATGTGGTGCCATTCAAAGCCGGGGAACATGCACTCATGGAGGGCATGGTCTCCTTGATGAGTTTCGCTGACGCCGCGCCGGTGGCCTACGTCGAGGGACTGTGCACGGGCAGCTTGATGGACGATCCCGCACTGGTGAGCGAGTGCAGGGCGGCCTACGATCTTGTCCTGGGCGATGCGCTCTCATTCAAGGAGTCAGTGGCGCTGATCAGGGCGGTATCAAGGGAGCATGAACGTGACCAGCAGTGA
- a CDS encoding ATP-binding protein gives MEPTVRNPESAVVRRWSRHPACVARARTELRTALEGWGLAPLTDAASLVLSELLTNAGRHAVVSPGREIETRFLLDERGRGIRIEVHDASSVPPRMADPDQDAVGGRGLCLVDAVADAWGFGERVGPGKVVWAECALAGDGRAAEAVAAGRPE, from the coding sequence ATGGAACCGACCGTCAGGAACCCCGAGAGCGCAGTCGTACGGCGGTGGAGCCGGCACCCCGCCTGTGTCGCTCGGGCGCGTACGGAACTCCGTACAGCGCTGGAGGGCTGGGGCCTCGCGCCGCTTACGGACGCGGCTTCGCTCGTCCTCTCTGAGCTGCTGACCAATGCCGGACGCCATGCCGTGGTCTCGCCGGGGCGGGAGATCGAGACCCGCTTCCTGCTGGACGAGCGCGGACGCGGCATCCGTATCGAGGTGCACGACGCGTCGTCCGTGCCTCCCCGCATGGCCGATCCGGACCAGGACGCGGTTGGCGGGCGGGGCCTGTGCCTGGTGGACGCGGTCGCCGACGCATGGGGATTCGGCGAGCGGGTCGGGCCCGGCAAGGTCGTCTGGGCGGAGTGCGCTCTGGCGGGGGACGGACGTGCCGCTGAAGCGGTTGCGGCCGGGCGCCCGGAGTGA
- a CDS encoding SDR family oxidoreductase: protein MSRTYLVTGASSGIGKATTALLRTRGHTVIGADLKDSDISADLSTAEGRAVLVSRARELNGGRLDAVIACAGVAQPDPLTVKINYFGAVATLEGLRPLLAAGADPRALVISSIDSVHPTDSAIVDAALAGDEEAAVVASRAAVDRGKGQLVYSSSKAAVSRWIRRAAITDDWAGAGIPLNAVGPGVIVTPMTQPMLDDPEMRKLVEQAVPMPLHGYARPEQITPLIAWLTSPENTHVTGQVVFADGGADAVLRGDRTW, encoded by the coding sequence ATGTCCCGTACCTATCTGGTCACCGGAGCTTCCTCCGGCATAGGCAAGGCCACCACGGCCCTCCTGCGTACGCGGGGGCACACCGTCATCGGGGCTGATCTCAAGGACAGCGACATCTCCGCCGACCTGTCCACGGCCGAAGGCCGGGCCGTACTGGTCAGCCGGGCCCGGGAGCTGAACGGCGGGCGTCTCGACGCCGTCATCGCCTGCGCCGGCGTCGCACAGCCCGATCCGCTCACCGTCAAGATCAATTACTTCGGCGCCGTTGCCACGCTGGAGGGGCTGCGCCCGCTGCTGGCCGCCGGTGCCGATCCGCGGGCCCTGGTCATCAGTTCGATCGACTCCGTCCACCCGACCGACTCCGCGATCGTGGACGCCGCACTCGCCGGCGACGAGGAGGCGGCCGTGGTCGCTTCCCGGGCGGCCGTCGACCGGGGGAAGGGGCAGCTCGTCTACTCCTCCTCCAAGGCCGCGGTCTCCCGCTGGATCCGGCGTGCCGCCATCACTGACGACTGGGCCGGGGCGGGTATCCCGCTCAACGCCGTCGGCCCCGGCGTGATCGTCACGCCGATGACCCAGCCGATGCTCGACGACCCCGAGATGCGGAAGCTGGTCGAGCAGGCCGTGCCGATGCCGTTGCACGGCTACGCCCGCCCCGAGCAGATCACCCCGCTGATCGCCTGGCTGACCTCGCCCGAGAACACCCATGTGACCGGCCAGGTCGTCTTCGCCGACGGCGGCGCCGACGCGGTCCTGCGCGGTGACCGCACATGGTGA
- a CDS encoding SRPBCC family protein, whose protein sequence is MQPRTLERSTVLAATPGQVWAAIGDFGGLADWHPHIQPSTIEDDADPAVPGAVRVFAVDGRIVARERLLDRDPDARWYSYALLPPVVLPVAEFVATLAVHPHADVAEVRWSAVYQGTDEVVPQVESLFGDGTYGAGLDALRTLFSQS, encoded by the coding sequence ATGCAGCCCCGGACGCTGGAGCGTTCCACCGTGCTCGCGGCCACCCCCGGCCAGGTGTGGGCGGCCATCGGCGACTTCGGCGGCCTCGCCGACTGGCACCCTCACATACAGCCGTCCACCATCGAGGACGACGCGGACCCCGCAGTCCCCGGCGCCGTACGGGTCTTCGCGGTAGATGGCCGGATCGTGGCCCGTGAGCGCCTGCTGGACCGCGACCCAGACGCCCGGTGGTACAGCTACGCCCTCCTGCCCCCGGTGGTGTTGCCGGTCGCCGAGTTCGTGGCGACGCTCGCCGTGCACCCGCACGCCGACGTCGCCGAGGTCCGGTGGTCCGCCGTGTACCAGGGCACGGACGAGGTGGTGCCGCAGGTGGAGTCGCTCTTCGGCGACGGCACCTACGGTGCTGGTCTCGACGCCCTGCGGACGCTCTTCTCCCAGAGCTGA
- a CDS encoding DinB family protein codes for MTVNEPTNHQDLAEAPAATGEVADLLAMLAKQRHFLRFTTRDLTDEQAGLAPTASELCLGGLIKHVASVERGWAAFILEGPSSMPDFTKMTEADFARRADEFKMLPGETLAGVLAEYADVARRTDELVAKLPDLSASHPLPKAPWFEAGAQWSARRVLMHIVAETAQHAGHADIIRESLDGAKSMG; via the coding sequence ATGACCGTCAACGAGCCGACCAACCATCAGGACCTGGCAGAGGCGCCCGCCGCGACCGGCGAGGTCGCCGACCTGCTGGCGATGCTGGCCAAGCAGCGGCACTTCCTGCGTTTCACCACCCGCGACCTCACCGACGAGCAGGCCGGGCTGGCTCCCACGGCGAGCGAGCTGTGCCTGGGCGGCCTGATCAAGCATGTCGCCTCGGTCGAGCGAGGCTGGGCGGCCTTCATTCTGGAAGGCCCTTCGTCGATGCCGGACTTCACGAAGATGACCGAGGCCGACTTCGCCCGGCGGGCCGACGAGTTCAAGATGCTGCCCGGTGAGACGCTGGCCGGTGTCCTGGCCGAGTACGCCGATGTGGCCCGCCGGACCGACGAGTTGGTCGCCAAGCTGCCCGACCTGAGCGCCAGTCACCCGCTGCCGAAGGCTCCGTGGTTCGAGGCCGGTGCGCAGTGGTCGGCCCGCCGGGTGCTGATGCACATCGTCGCCGAGACCGCCCAGCACGCAGGCCACGCCGACATCATCCGCGAGTCCCTGGACGGCGCGAAAAGCATGGGCTGA
- a CDS encoding EamA family transporter has translation MTPLVILAVVIAAITHASWNAIAHHIKDQLVSFTLISGGGLLVGVAGALFVPFPTAAAWPFLLFSAALHVTYMLLLMRSFTLGDFGQMYPIARGTAPLVVTVLAAVFVHEIPNGWQLAGVAVACAGLVGVALWGLKGSRPQWPAITAALATGLAIASYTTVDGVGVRDSGSSLGYIAWLMILEGIAIPAYALYRRRGRLSAQLRPHAATGLLGGAMSVVAYGLVLWAQTRAPLAPIAALRESSIIVGAAIGALFFKEKFGAPRIAAAGLMVVGIGLMLHTA, from the coding sequence GTGACCCCCCTGGTCATCCTCGCCGTCGTCATCGCGGCGATAACGCACGCCAGTTGGAACGCCATTGCCCACCACATCAAGGATCAGCTTGTCTCCTTCACGCTGATCTCCGGGGGCGGGCTGCTGGTCGGCGTGGCGGGCGCGCTGTTCGTACCCTTCCCGACGGCCGCCGCGTGGCCGTTCCTGCTGTTCTCGGCCGCGCTGCACGTCACGTACATGCTGCTGCTCATGCGGTCTTTCACCCTCGGCGACTTCGGCCAGATGTACCCGATCGCGCGCGGCACGGCGCCGCTCGTGGTGACCGTGCTGGCCGCGGTCTTCGTCCATGAGATCCCGAACGGATGGCAGTTGGCGGGGGTGGCGGTGGCCTGCGCCGGGCTCGTCGGCGTGGCCCTGTGGGGCCTGAAGGGATCCCGCCCGCAGTGGCCTGCGATCACCGCGGCGCTCGCCACCGGCCTGGCCATCGCCTCGTACACCACGGTCGACGGCGTCGGCGTCCGCGACTCGGGCTCCTCGCTCGGGTACATCGCCTGGCTGATGATCCTGGAGGGCATCGCCATCCCGGCGTACGCGCTGTACCGGCGCCGCGGCCGACTGTCCGCCCAGCTGCGCCCGCACGCTGCCACCGGACTGCTCGGCGGCGCGATGTCGGTGGTCGCGTACGGGCTGGTCCTGTGGGCCCAGACCCGCGCACCGCTCGCCCCGATCGCCGCGCTGCGGGAGTCGTCGATCATCGTGGGTGCGGCGATCGGCGCGCTCTTCTTCAAGGAGAAGTTCGGGGCGCCGAGGATCGCGGCGGCCGGGCTGATGGTGGTCGGTATCGGGCTGATGCTGCATACGGCTTAG